A single genomic interval of uncultured Desulfobacter sp. harbors:
- a CDS encoding glycosyltransferase, which translates to MKIDLHVHSKFSKRPSQWVLQKISCPESFTEPMLVYNKAKAKGMSLVTISDHNTIEGALEIAHLPDTYISEEITSYFPEDGCKVHVLAQNITEAQHDDIQKIRKNIFDLVAYLNSENIVNIIAHPLYAVNDRLTINHFEQMLLLFKNFELNGARNDKQNQILAKVLRQLTPMDIERLSNIYNYQPLFDRPWEKNLTGGSDDHSGLNIARTCTAVENATDLDGFMAGILNGKSRAVSDPSTPQTMAHNLYSIAYQFYRNRFNLGRHTGKDQLLKFLDQSLMPVSNVDNGLISRFYTFLNKHKNCRENTKFVSMKDLIREQTERLFAENPELLNIARAQSNKIRLDASLGKQEQHREELWFDFVNQLLNKVLAHTGNFLLGQASGANLFNIFQTIGSMGGLYSLLAPYFVAFAHFAKDNETNTAVLNRFTGYKNGMQTPKSRVKLGHFTDTFYDVNGVAQTLQQQVQAALKNDKHLTIITCDAQAGKTGAGVKNFTPMGVYEIPEYTEQKLYYPPFLEMLDYCYHQGFTHIHSATPGPIGLAALAIAKILKLPLTSTYHTQFPQYAQYLTGDDFIEGLTWKFMIWYYDQMDQIYVSSRNSFDELTERGIKAEKIRIMPRGINTETFHPSKRCDILTSNFKVNGDALKFLYVGRVSKEKNLPLLVDAFKTLCASSDKVHLTVVGDGPYADEMKSVLKDYPVTFTGYLSGEPLCRVYASADLFVFPSTTDTFGNVILEAQASGLPVIVSDLGGPCENMLDRKTGIIVKSDDAAALLSAMQEFVRTPGLRSQMSQRAREYMEDRSFENAFIQSWEFYKEMDTPVSMEELSKAV; encoded by the coding sequence ATGAAAATAGACCTTCATGTACACTCCAAGTTTTCCAAACGCCCATCCCAATGGGTGTTGCAGAAAATCAGTTGCCCTGAAAGCTTCACGGAACCCATGCTGGTATATAATAAAGCCAAGGCAAAGGGTATGTCACTTGTGACCATATCCGACCATAACACCATTGAAGGTGCCCTTGAAATTGCGCATCTGCCGGACACCTATATTTCCGAGGAGATCACCTCTTATTTTCCCGAAGACGGTTGCAAGGTGCATGTGCTGGCCCAGAACATCACCGAAGCCCAGCATGATGACATTCAAAAAATTCGGAAAAATATCTTTGATCTGGTGGCCTATCTTAATAGTGAAAACATCGTCAATATCATTGCCCATCCCCTCTACGCCGTAAATGACCGGCTGACCATCAACCATTTTGAACAGATGCTTTTGCTGTTTAAAAACTTTGAACTTAACGGTGCCAGAAACGACAAACAAAATCAAATTCTTGCCAAAGTGCTGAGGCAACTCACCCCCATGGATATTGAACGGCTGTCCAACATCTATAATTACCAGCCCCTGTTCGATAGACCATGGGAAAAAAACCTCACCGGCGGATCCGATGACCATTCCGGCTTAAATATTGCCAGGACCTGCACGGCCGTGGAGAATGCAACGGATCTTGACGGTTTCATGGCCGGGATACTCAACGGCAAATCCCGGGCCGTATCCGATCCGTCCACGCCCCAGACCATGGCCCACAACCTTTACAGCATTGCCTACCAATTTTACAGAAATCGTTTTAACCTCGGGCGCCACACAGGCAAGGACCAACTGCTCAAATTTCTTGACCAGTCCCTGATGCCGGTATCAAATGTGGATAACGGGCTTATATCCCGGTTTTATACCTTTTTGAATAAACATAAAAACTGCCGGGAAAATACCAAATTCGTTTCCATGAAAGATCTGATCAGAGAGCAGACCGAGCGTCTGTTTGCGGAAAATCCAGAGCTATTGAATATTGCCAGGGCCCAGTCAAACAAAATACGCCTGGACGCATCCCTTGGAAAACAGGAACAGCACAGGGAAGAATTATGGTTTGATTTTGTCAACCAGCTTTTAAACAAGGTTTTGGCCCACACAGGCAATTTTTTGCTTGGCCAGGCCTCCGGGGCAAACCTGTTCAATATATTCCAGACTATTGGTTCTATGGGTGGGCTCTACTCTCTTTTAGCGCCCTATTTTGTGGCGTTTGCCCACTTTGCCAAAGACAATGAGACGAACACAGCAGTCCTTAACCGCTTTACCGGATACAAAAACGGGATGCAGACCCCTAAATCCAGGGTGAAGCTCGGGCATTTCACCGACACCTTTTACGATGTCAACGGTGTGGCCCAGACCCTTCAGCAACAGGTGCAGGCCGCATTAAAAAACGATAAACACTTAACCATCATTACCTGTGATGCCCAAGCTGGAAAAACAGGGGCCGGCGTGAAAAACTTCACTCCCATGGGCGTCTATGAAATTCCGGAATATACGGAACAAAAACTGTATTACCCGCCATTTTTGGAGATGCTGGATTATTGCTACCACCAGGGATTTACTCATATCCACTCCGCCACACCCGGCCCCATTGGCCTGGCAGCCCTGGCCATTGCAAAAATCCTGAAGCTGCCCTTGACTTCCACTTACCATACCCAATTCCCCCAATATGCCCAGTATCTAACCGGGGATGATTTTATCGAAGGTCTGACGTGGAAATTCATGATCTGGTATTATGACCAGATGGACCAGATCTATGTTTCCAGCCGGAACTCCTTTGATGAGCTCACTGAACGGGGCATCAAGGCCGAAAAAATTCGCATCATGCCCCGGGGCATCAACACGGAGACATTTCATCCCTCAAAACGCTGCGACATTCTGACTTCCAATTTCAAGGTCAATGGAGATGCCTTGAAATTTCTTTATGTGGGCCGGGTATCCAAAGAAAAAAACCTGCCGCTTCTGGTAGATGCGTTCAAAACGCTTTGTGCGAGCAGTGACAAGGTGCATCTCACGGTTGTGGGTGACGGCCCCTATGCAGATGAAATGAAAAGTGTGCTCAAAGATTATCCCGTAACCTTTACCGGTTATCTTTCCGGTGAGCCCCTATGCCGGGTGTATGCCTCGGCAGATCTCTTTGTGTTCCCTTCCACCACAGACACCTTTGGCAATGTGATCCTGGAAGCCCAGGCGTCCGGCCTGCCCGTGATCGTGTCGGACCTGGGCGGCCCCTGCGAAAATATGCTCGATCGTAAGACCGGTATTATTGTTAAAAGCGATGATGCTGCCGCCCTTTTATCGGCCATGCAGGAATTCGTGCGCACCCCCGGGCTGCGCAGTCAAATGTCCCAGCGGGCCAGGGAATACATGGAAGACCGCTCCTTTGAAAATGCATTTATACAGTCCTGGGAGTTCTACAAAGAGATGGATACGCCGGTGTCCATGGAAGAACTTTCCAAGGCGGTATGA
- a CDS encoding vitamin B12-dependent ribonucleotide reductase: MSGTNKETERINFLSENAKTVLERRYLKKDASGNVCETPEHMFRRVAAHIAEAEKNYDPKTDIKKIEDSFYNLMAEFRFLPNSPTLMNAGRSLGQLAACFVLPVDDSIEGIFEAVKNAAIIHKSGGGTGFSFSRLRPKDSKVGSTGGIASGPVSFMKIFNTATEQIKQGGTRRGANMAVLRVDHPDIMSFITCKNDKNELNNFNISVGVTDAFMAAVAQKEDYDLIDPRSGKSTGRLSAAAVYDELVNQAWETGDPGIIFLDEINRFNTTPKIGDIESTNPCGEQPLLPMEACNLGSINLTRFITKKSNVPEIDYEKLRETIHLSVRFLDNTIDMSRYPIDEIDQMVKGNRKIGLGIMGFADLLYMLNIPYDSEKALALAEKIMAFVQKESYEASCDLARVRGVFPNFDQSIFKEKKNLRMRNATTTTIAPTGTLSIIAGCSSGIEPLFALSYVRTVMDNDRLVEVNPVFKRIAVEQDFYSDALMEEIAENGTVKGNRNVPSDLRKVFVTAHDIKPEDHIKMQAAFQKYTDNAVSKTVNLPHNATRQDVRFIYDQAFKTKCKGVTIYRDGSKDNQVLSVSKKQAPREEEDEFLLAGKERPQFLEGFTERIKTGMGTLYITVSEFNGRPFEIFATVGKSGKSTQAKTEAIGRLISLALRSGIEVNEIIEQISGIRGEHAVFQDGGLVYSIPDAIAQVLQRRYLPKGNGKKSYEKSLKYDLCPECGQIIAFEEGCKTCHSCGYSRCG; this comes from the coding sequence ATGAGTGGCACAAATAAAGAGACGGAGCGGATAAATTTTTTAAGCGAAAACGCCAAAACCGTTCTTGAAAGGCGATACCTGAAAAAAGATGCGTCCGGTAACGTATGCGAAACACCGGAACATATGTTCAGGCGGGTGGCTGCCCATATTGCAGAGGCTGAGAAAAACTACGACCCCAAGACAGATATCAAAAAAATTGAAGATTCCTTTTACAACCTCATGGCGGAGTTCAGGTTTCTGCCCAACTCTCCGACTCTAATGAACGCGGGCAGGTCTTTAGGACAACTGGCAGCCTGTTTTGTCCTGCCGGTTGATGACAGCATTGAGGGCATTTTTGAAGCGGTAAAAAATGCAGCCATTATTCATAAATCAGGCGGCGGGACCGGATTTTCATTTTCCCGGCTGCGTCCTAAAGACAGCAAGGTTGGCTCAACCGGTGGTATCGCATCCGGCCCTGTTTCCTTTATGAAAATTTTTAATACGGCAACAGAGCAGATCAAGCAGGGCGGGACCAGGAGAGGTGCGAATATGGCCGTCTTGCGGGTAGACCATCCGGATATCATGTCTTTTATTACCTGTAAAAATGATAAAAATGAATTGAACAATTTTAATATATCCGTGGGGGTTACGGATGCGTTTATGGCTGCTGTGGCACAAAAAGAGGACTATGATCTAATTGATCCACGTTCTGGGAAGTCGACCGGCCGTCTCAGTGCTGCTGCAGTCTATGATGAACTCGTCAACCAGGCCTGGGAAACCGGGGATCCGGGAATCATTTTCCTGGATGAGATCAACAGGTTTAACACCACGCCAAAGATCGGGGATATTGAATCCACTAATCCCTGTGGCGAGCAGCCGCTGTTGCCCATGGAAGCATGCAACCTGGGATCTATTAACTTGACAAGGTTTATCACGAAAAAAAGCAATGTTCCTGAAATTGATTATGAAAAACTTCGGGAAACCATCCATCTTTCTGTCCGGTTCCTGGATAATACAATTGATATGTCCAGGTATCCCATTGATGAAATAGACCAGATGGTCAAGGGAAATCGAAAAATTGGCCTCGGTATCATGGGATTTGCCGACCTGCTCTACATGCTTAATATTCCCTATGACTCCGAAAAGGCGTTAGCGCTTGCCGAAAAAATTATGGCATTTGTTCAAAAAGAGTCCTATGAGGCCTCCTGTGATCTGGCCAGGGTAAGAGGCGTATTTCCAAATTTTGACCAGAGCATTTTTAAAGAGAAGAAAAACCTGCGGATGCGTAATGCCACAACCACTACTATTGCACCCACCGGAACATTGAGTATTATTGCCGGGTGTTCCAGCGGCATTGAACCGCTTTTTGCATTAAGCTATGTGAGAACGGTAATGGACAATGACCGGTTAGTTGAGGTTAATCCGGTTTTTAAACGGATTGCTGTTGAGCAGGATTTTTATAGTGACGCCCTGATGGAGGAGATTGCTGAGAATGGGACTGTCAAAGGAAATAGAAACGTACCATCTGATCTTCGAAAGGTTTTTGTTACTGCTCATGACATTAAGCCCGAGGATCATATAAAAATGCAGGCTGCATTTCAAAAATATACGGACAATGCTGTGTCAAAGACGGTTAATCTTCCCCATAACGCTACCCGGCAGGATGTCAGGTTTATCTATGATCAGGCTTTTAAAACAAAATGCAAAGGCGTCACTATTTACCGGGACGGCAGCAAGGATAACCAGGTGCTTTCAGTGTCTAAAAAACAAGCGCCCAGGGAAGAGGAGGATGAATTCCTTTTGGCCGGCAAGGAAAGGCCCCAATTCCTTGAAGGATTTACAGAAAGAATTAAAACCGGTATGGGTACGCTTTATATAACGGTTTCAGAATTCAACGGCAGACCTTTTGAAATTTTTGCAACAGTGGGTAAATCCGGAAAATCAACCCAGGCAAAAACAGAGGCCATAGGCCGCCTGATTTCCCTGGCCTTGCGGTCAGGAATTGAAGTCAATGAAATTATTGAGCAGATCAGCGGCATCCGGGGGGAGCATGCTGTTTTTCAGGACGGCGGTCTGGTGTATTCAATTCCTGATGCCATTGCCCAGGTCTTGCAACGACGGTATCTGCCTAAAGGAAACGGGAAAAAATCATATGAAAAAAGCCTGAAATATGATCTGTGCCCCGAATGCGGCCAGATCATAGCCTTTGAGGAGGGATGCAAAACCTGTCATTCATGCGGTTACTCCAGATGTGGTTAA